The following is a genomic window from Verrucosispora sp. WMMD573.
GGAGCCGCAAAACGCCATCAAGCGGGCCTTCGCCGGGGGTGGGAGATCCGGGCGCGGCCAGCCGTCAGAGCAGGGCGTCAAGGGCCGCGGCGGCGAAGACGATGGTCAGGTACGAGGTCGACCAGTGGAACAGCCGCATCGGTCTGACCGGCTCGCCCCGACGGGCCCGCCCCGCGAGGCGGTGCGCCTCGGCCAGGAAGATCGCGCCCACCACCAGCGTCGGGACGCCGTAGACCGCGCTCAGCCCCAACGCCCACACGGCCAGCGAGGTCAGCACGGTCAGCCAGGCGAACAGCACGATCTCGGCGTTGACCCGCCGGACCGAGGCGACCACCGGGAGCATCGGGATGCCGGCCCTCGCGTAGTCGTCCTTGTACTTCATGGCCAGTGGGTAGAAGTGCGGCATCTGCCAGAAGAAGACCACCCCGAACAGCGCCCACGCCACCGGCGACAGCGAGCCGGTCACCGCCGCCCAGCCGATCAACACCGGCGCTGCGCCGCAGGCGCCGCCCCAGAAGGTGTTCGCCGTGGTCGTACGCTTGAGCCACAGGGTGTAGACGACGTCGTAGTAGACGATCGCGGCCAGCGTGAGCCCGGCGGCGAGCAGATTGGTGAAGACCGCCATCAACGCGACCGAGACCACCGCCAGCACCAGTCCGAAGACCAGCGCGTTACGGGGCGTCACGGTGTGCGCCGGCAGCGGCCGTCGCTTCGTCCGCCGCATCAACTGGTCGATGTCCCGGTCGATGTAGCAGTTGAGCACGCTGGCCGCGCCCGCCGCGAGCGAGCCGCCG
Proteins encoded in this region:
- a CDS encoding heme o synthase, yielding MSMITERPVSNPAGQPPVRTAGETPARPRDLRAVVAAYVTLTKPRIVELLLVTTVPAMMLAHGGLPSLWLVAVVLVGGSLAAGAASVLNCYIDRDIDQLMRRTKRRPLPAHTVTPRNALVFGLVLAVVSVALMAVFTNLLAAGLTLAAIVYYDVVYTLWLKRTTTANTFWGGACGAAPVLIGWAAVTGSLSPVAWALFGVVFFWQMPHFYPLAMKYKDDYARAGIPMLPVVASVRRVNAEIVLFAWLTVLTSLAVWALGLSAVYGVPTLVVGAIFLAEAHRLAGRARRGEPVRPMRLFHWSTSYLTIVFAAAALDALL